The genome window AAGCAGCATCGAGCTGTCCTTTTGGTATGGATAAAATTGCGCCTCTTAAAATTTGCGATTGATATGCCGAACTTCTCAGACCCAAACCAAGTATTGAGGCGATTAAAGGATCCAATCTTATTCCTATAGCAGGTAAACCGTAAAAAATCAAAAAAAGTATGACTAACAAAGGAATACTTCTAAATACTCGTTCGTAGATTAGAAAAATAAATTGTACAAGTTTATTACCATACAATTGACCGAAAGAAATTATAATCCCCATAACAAATCCTATTAGCAAACTAAAAAAGGTTAATTCCAACGTTACAAGAGTTCCTTTTAGTAAATAGGGAAAAGAATTGATAATAACTTGAATGTCTTCCAAATATAATCCTTCTTTCTTAATATAAGGGGGGTAAACCCCCCTTGTTTTTTACTTTAAAGATTTACAAGCATCACTTAAAATATTTTCCGATAAGTTCATCCATCTTTCCTGATTCTTGTAACTTTGTTATACCTTCGTTTAACATATTCAATAAATCTTCATTGCCTGGTGCAACGGCCATACCATAATTTTCATTAGTCTTAATGATTCCTACAATTTCTACCGGATCTGTCTTGGTGAATCTTTCAGCTACAGGATTATCTAGTACTATCGCATCGATATTTTTATTAACTAAGTCACGAACAGCAAAGTTGAATGTATCGTATCTTGTAAGGTTTGCTTTTGGCAAGTAACCCGTGTCAATAAGATTTTCAGTTACCCAAAGATCCCCGGTAGTACCTGTCTGAACTCCGATTTTTGGCTCAGTAAAAAGTATACTTAGATTTGTACCTTCTCCTTTTCTTACCATA of Petrotoga miotherma DSM 10691 contains these proteins:
- a CDS encoding basic amino acid ABC transporter substrate-binding protein, encoding MVKKAFLISMILISFVFSAFSVTYVVGTEASFPPFEYVEDGEFVGFDMDLIREIGEMYGFDVEIRDISFDSLIPSLMTGNIDIIAAGMTVTEEREKVVDFTIPYYSADQSIMVRKGEGTNLSILFTEPKIGVQTGTTGDLWVTENLIDTGYLPKANLTRYDTFNFAVRDLVNKNIDAIVLDNPVAERFTKTDPVEIVGIIKTNENYGMAVAPGNEDLLNMLNEGITKLQESGKMDELIGKYFK
- a CDS encoding amino acid ABC transporter permease, with translation MEDIQVIINSFPYLLKGTLVTLELTFFSLLIGFVMGIIISFGQLYGNKLVQFIFLIYERVFRSIPLLVILFLIFYGLPAIGIRLDPLIASILGLGLRSSAYQSQILRGAILSIPKGQLDAAYSIGMNKIQTFFYIIFPQAIRIALSGWTNEAAVVLKDTSLAYALGVVELLRQGTYIISVTNRPLIVYLICGVIYFILTFSISRGLGRIEKKLAIPGYETRSV